The proteins below come from a single Thermopolyspora flexuosa genomic window:
- a CDS encoding (2Fe-2S)-binding protein translates to MKVTITVNGKETSAEVEDRTLLVHYLRDVLNLTATNVGCDTTTCGACTVLLDGESVKSCTVLAAQADGREVTTVEGLAGEDGTMHPVQKAFHEQHGLQCGFCTPGMVMATVSLLKENPRPTEEQVRAGLEGNLCRCTGYHNIVKAVLAAAEETA, encoded by the coding sequence GTGAAGGTGACGATCACGGTCAACGGCAAGGAGACCTCCGCCGAGGTGGAGGACCGGACGCTCCTCGTGCACTACCTGCGCGACGTCCTCAACCTCACGGCGACCAACGTCGGCTGCGACACCACCACCTGCGGTGCGTGCACCGTGCTGCTCGACGGCGAGTCGGTGAAGTCCTGCACCGTGCTGGCCGCCCAGGCGGACGGCCGCGAGGTCACCACGGTCGAGGGCCTCGCCGGCGAGGACGGCACGATGCACCCGGTGCAGAAGGCCTTCCACGAGCAGCACGGCCTGCAGTGCGGCTTCTGCACCCCCGGCATGGTGATGGCGACGGTCTCCCTGCTCAAGGAGAACCCGCGCCCCACCGAGGAGCAGGTCCGCGCCGGCCTCGAGGGCAACCTGTGCCGGTGCACCGGCTACCACAACATCGTCAAGGCGGTGCTCGCCGCCGCCGAGGAGACCGCGTGA